The following is a genomic window from Hyalangium gracile.
TGCACCCATCGGCGATGCGGATGACCCGGTCCGCCATGCCCGCGATGGACACGTTGTGGGTGATGATGGCGGTGGTGGTGCCCAGCTCGGAGTTGATGCGCGCGAGCGTCTCGAGGACGAGCTTGCCGGTGACGTAGTCCAGCGCGCCGGTGGGCTCGTCGCACAGGAGTAGATCCGGACGCTTGGCCACCGCCCGTGCGATGGCCACCCGCTGCTGCTCACCCCCGGAGAGCTGCGAAGGGAAGTGGCCCATCCGCTGCCCCAGCCCCACGAGCTGGAGCGCCTCCTCCGGCCGCAGGGGCTGCTGGGCGAGCTCCGTCACCAGTGCCACGTTCTCGCGGGCGGTGAGGCTGGGAATGAGGTTGTAGAACTGGAAGACGAAGCCCACGTGCTCGCGCCGGTAGCGGGTGAGTTCCCGCTCGTCGGCGTGGGCGAGATCGTGATCGCGATAGGTGATTTCGCCGCGGGTGGGGACGTCGAGCCCTCCGAGAATGTTGAGGAGCGTGGACTTGCCGCTCCCCGAGGGCCCGAGCAGGACGACGAACTCGCCCGAGTACAGGTCCAGGTCCACGCCCCTCAGCGCGTGCACCTCCACCTCGCCCGTGCGGTAGACCTTGGTGAGGCCCCGCGCCACGAGTACGGCCTGCTCAGGCTTCGGAGGTGCCATGTCTCAACCCACGGCCCCCACTCTGCGGAGCGGGAGGGGCGTTCGTACATGGCACACGGGGGCAACGCAGTGTTACTCGGTGAAGGGCTCGTCGGTCATGCGCCTGGTGTGGCGAACCTGGATGGTGCCGACTGCGGCGAACTCCCCGTGCGCTGACTGCTCGTTCACTCGCCCCGCTTCTTCTTGCCCCGCGCGACCTCGGTGGCCAGGGCCTCCAGCCGTGGCGTCCAGAACGCGCGGAAACGGTCCAGCCAGGCATCCACCTCCGCCAGCGGCGCGGCGTCCATGGCGTAGAGCCGCCGGGGCCCGTCCACCCGTACCGTGGCGAAGCCGCTCTCGCGCAGCACCTTCAGGTGCTGCGAGACCGCTGACTGGGTGATGCCGAACTCGCGCTGGACCACGGCCACGATCTCGCCCGAGGCGTGCTCGCCTTCCGCCAGCAATTCGAGGATGCGGCGGCGAACCGGATCGCCAAGGACGTCGAAGGCATGCATCAGCCGCCTGTATAGAACGCCGCCGTGCGCTCGGCCATCCCACGAGCCACATCCGGAGCCTCCCCGGCCGCCACATGGGCAGCGCCCCAGGCCTCGGCGCTCGCGCGCATGAAGGACTTTGCCTCATCGGAGGCCATCCAGGCGGCGTTGGCCTCGGGGGGTACGGATTCGCCGCCCTCGATGTGGAGGCCCAGGCCCAGGAAGCCCAGGTCCCACCCCACGCCCGTGGCGCCGGGCCCGAACTGCGTCCAGAACTGGGCGACGTCCGCGGAGTGCACGATGTGCTCGAGCGTCAGCCGCGTGTCCTTGCCCTCCGGTGCCAGGCGAACGTTCACCCAGCTCATGCCGCCACCCATCTCCCAGGTGACGTTGAAGGCGTTGGGCCGGTCGCAGCGCTTGATGGTCCCGCCAGCGTTGCCCTTGAGCTGATATCGCCCGCCCACGCGCAGCTCCCCCTCGATGGGCAGGAACCAGCGCGGGATGCGCTCGGCGTTGGTGAGGGCATCCCACAAGTCCTCCGCATCGGTGTGGTAGAGGCGGCTGGCGATCACCACGCGGGCCGGCTTGCCCTCATACTCACGCTCGGCGACCTCGCGCACCTCGGCTCCAATCTTCTTGTGCAGCATGCGTGAACCTCCCATTTGCCGGAACCATTACAGTCCGCGCTTATATTAGTCCACGCTTAAATAGCACATTCATGCGACGCTCTGACGTGCCGGACTCGCGCCGCCCTGCCCTATTGTCGCGATGTCTGAGGCACCACCTCCTCCAGAGGGCTCCTCCACGCTGGTGTGCTGTTTGCAGCGCCCTGCGGTGATGCCAGAGCAGGAAAGTCTGGGGCTCCGGGTGTGGCCCCTGTTGTGGACGCGCTACCACCGCAAGCTCGCGGACCGCTCCTGGCGGAGAGCGCTGGCGCGATTCATCGAGCGGCGCCTGCACGGCAAGCTCCCGAAAGGAGCCTGGGGAATCGGCTGTGTCGTCCGGAGTTCCTACTCGGCCGAGCGGCACATGGGCCCGCACAGCGCCGTGAAGCACCACTTCGAGGTGGTGTGCGGATGGTGGCGCGGGGGGAGGCTATGGGAGCGGGAGTCCTATCGCGCCGACGTGCGCTACGTGCCCGCCAGCGGCGAGTTCCACCTGCGCTCCGAGGAGTGGCGCATGCGGGAACTCCTGCTCGTGAAGGCGAGCAGGCGGCATGTCCACCGAAGAGCGTGGCTGCAGCTCCCGCTCTGCTGAAGCCGAGGATCGCGAGCCTGCAACCGGCCGTGTGTCGGGGGACGGCGTGTGTAGACTCTCCCCATGGCGACAGACGCTGAGCTGTTTGAGCGCCTCCGCGACAGGGTGGAGGCGCTGGTCCTGGGGGGCTATGGGGAGGAGTGGAAGGTGCTCGCCTCGATCGAGGAGCTCTTGCGGTACGAGCTGAGGGAGGATCGCGAAGCGCTCGACCAGCTCCTGGAGTACGCCCGGCGCCGCTTCGAGCAGCGCCGCGAGGAGGAGGCTCGCTGGACCGAGCCGACGATGAACGACCGGATCGACCGCGCCTTCGAGGAGCTGAATCGCCAGGGCATCATCGCCTTGCAGAACGCGGGCAACACCCTGTCGGAGGGCTGGACGGAGGTGGAGGCCGCCGCGAAGCTCAGCTACGAGCTCGTCCGGGGAGCCACCTTCTTCCATGGCCAGGACGTCGAGCGGGGAGCACTGGGCGGGGGCCTCATGCTCGCCTTCGATGCCTTCGAGGACGACCCGGGGCTGCGCGACGAGGCGCGCCTCGCCATTGCCCGCGAGATCCGAGACACGCTCGCGCGCCACGGCGTTCCGACGGAGTGGAACGGACGCCCGAAGGCGCGCATCCAGATCCTCCCCTTCGAGTGGCGCAAGCACCGCGAAGTCCCTCGCAAGGAGAAAGGCACCCTCGAGCAGCGAGTGCTGAGGCGGGTGATTCAGGAGAGGGGCGTGACCGAGGAGGCGGCGGCCGCGGCCCTCGCGCGTTTCATCCTCGAAGCGGCTCGGAAGGAGTACGGCGCGGGACGCGAGCTCGAGACCGTCTACGACCCGGAACGCGGAGTCGTGGAGCTCTTCCAGGCCATCAAGGTCGTGGAGCGGCTCTCAGACGACCCGGCCGTGTCCGAGAACGAGCGGACCCTGGCCCAGCTCGGTCCGCTCGGACTCGAAGTCGAGCCCGGCGACGAGCTGGTCCTGCAGCTCTTCTATCGTCCAGACGATGTCTACGAGGCCCGCGCGCAGGACTCGCAGTATGGCTGGATCCTCGGCCTGACCACCTCCGGACGCGAGCTGCTGCCGTGGACGGCGCGAGCGCTGCGGGACGGCATCCTCCGACACCTTCCCGCTACGGACCAGGGTGCTCCCCCCACGTGAATGCGGGCAGTGCCAGGGAGCTGTGACGTGGTGATCGTCGAGGGGGGCCAGACATGGAGCGCTACGTGGACACGGGCACGAAGCTCGAGCTCCCCATGGGCTCGCGGCAAGCAAGCCTGGGAGGCAGGCGAGCATTCCGCGCTTCACCTCTGGTATGACCAGGGAGCCCATGCTCCGCCACGAGCGGGCCGTTCCTCCACTGTCCCCTCCGGTCCCAGGAGCCCTCCATGCAGGAGCGTCTGCCGCCGCCCTCCGTCGCCCCCAACGAGTGGGAGATCATCGTCGACGCCAGTCAGGCCTTCACCCTCTCGATGCCGCGCGGCTGGCGGAACCGGGCCTGGCTCCACCAAGGGGGTCCCATCCCCCACCAGCTCGCGACAGCCCAGAGCCCCGGCGGGGAGACCGCGCTGTTCCTGGGCGACCCGACAATCCCCCAGTTCATCGATCCGTCCGGGGTGACGATGTTCGGCCCGCCTCCGGGGATGGTGGTGCAGCCGTACACCTCCATTGAGCACTTCCTGCCCGGCTACGCCCAGCACCGCTTCGGCGGGCTCCCCGGCTTCCGACCCGGCGCGATGGTGCCGTCGCCGGAGCTGTTCCGGCTGGCCAGCGAGTCGGCCCAGCGCGCGGGCGCGGCGCAGGCGTGGATTACGGCCGGCCGGCTCTCCTTCTCGTTCGACGAGGGGCCGCGCCGGGTGCAGGCGCTCGTCTTCGGCGTCTGCACGGGCGTCGCGCCGCTCTGGTTCGCCGAGGTGCACGGCGTCTCCACGGTGGGCAACCCGGAGGACTTCGCCCCGGCGCTGCTGGAGATGGTGGCCTCGCGGCGGGCGACCCCGGCCATGCAGCAACGTCAGATGCAGGAGCGCGCGCGGTCGGCCGCGCAGCACCAGGCCAACATGGCGTTGATCGAGCAGGGCACCGCCAACCTCCGGGCCAACCACCAGCAGAACATGGCGAACCTGCGAGGCATGGCGGCGAGCCACCAGGCGCACATGGCGTCCCTCCACGCGAGCCACGACGCGCACAACGCGGCCTGGCAGAGCCAGCAGGCGGCCCAGTCGGCGGCCCACCAGTCGTACATGCAGGCCTCCGCCTCCGACGACTCGCACCGCCGCTTCGTCAATGCCATCGCCGAGGAGCGCACCGTGGTCGACGGCGCGGGGAACACCTACCAGGTGGCTGACGGGTACGACCGCTACTTCCGCCGCCGCTCCGACGGCGCCTGGATCGGCACCCGGGACCATCGCGACCTGAGCGGCATTCCCGGGGTGAACCCCGACGACTACGACGAGGTGAAGATCAAGGTGTAGCCGTCGCGCGCATGCGCGGGCTTCACTTCCCGGGAGTCGGGGCGTGTGCCGGCAGGATTCCCTGCCGCTTCAGCTCCTGCCAGAACGAGGCGGGGATGGGCTGACGCATCAGCTCCGCGTTCTGGCGCACGCGCTCGGCGTTCTTGGCACCGGGGATGACCGAGGCCACGACGGGATGAGCGGCGCAGAACTGCAGGGCCGCCGCCTTGATGTCCACCCCGTGCTGCCGGCACAGGGCGGCGATCCTGTCACGCGCGGCCACGAGCTGAGGGCTGGCATCCGCGTACTCGAACTTGGAGCCCCCCGCCAGCAGACCGGAGTTGAAGGGCCCTCCCACGACGACCTTCACGCCGCGCGCGGCGCAGGCGGGGAACAGCGTGTCCAGCGCCGAGAGATCGAGCAGGCTGTAGCGCCCGGCGAGCAGGAACACGTCGGGATCCGACTCCTCCAGCGCTCGCTGGCAGGCCTCCACCCGATTCACTCCGAGGCCCCAGGCGCGGATGACACGCATGGGGCGTCAGTACCCGCGCGCGCCGAGCTTCGCCATTGGATTGACGAGGCCACGTTCGGCGAATGACGCCACTCCAGGTGGAGCCTGGCGACGGCCATCTTCCGTGCGCTTTCCGTCACTCGCGCACCCCGAGAGGTCCGCGACGGAACGGTTGACCACCACGCGGGCTCTCCATTTCGTCCCCCCATCACTATCCCGAATCCGCTGCGGGAATGGACCGGGAAGGTGCGCACATGAAGAGTTCAACCAGGAGTCCGGCGGCCGAAGCGCCGCCCGCGGAGGAGAGCTCGAAGCAACGACTCTCCCTCCGGATCAACGGCGCGGAGAAGCAGCTGGAGGTGGCGCCGTGGACCACCCTGCTGGATCTGCTGCGAGAGTCGCTCGACCTGACCGGCACCAAGAAGGGCTGCGACCATGGCCAGTGCGGCGCATGCACCGTCCTGGTCGACGGCAAGCCCATCAACTCCTGTCTGACGCTCGCCCTCATGCAGGAGGGCCGCGACGTCACGACGATTGAAGGCCTCGCCAAGGGCGACACGCTCCACCCCGTCCAGCAGGCGTTCATCGACCAGGATGCGTTCCAGTGCGGCTACTGCACCCCCGGGCAGATCTGCTCCGCCGTCGGGCTGCTGGCGCAGGGCCGGCTAGAGACGGAGGCGGACATCCGCGAGCTGATGAGCGGCAATCTCTGCCGCTGTGGCGCCTATTCCAACATCCGGGCGGCCATTCAGCAGGTGAAGCAGTCGCGCAACACGGGAGAGGGACAATGAACAGGTTCTCCTATATGCGCGCCGAGAGCATCCCCGAGGCCGTGGATCGCATCTCGAAGAACCCCACGGCCCGCTTCATCGGAGGGGGAACCAACCTCCTCGACCTGATGAAGGAGCACGTCACCCGTCCCACCGAGCTGATCGGCCTCTCGCACCTGCCCCTGAAGCAGATCGAGGAGACGGCGGACGGGGGCCTGCGAATCGGCGCGCTCGTCACGAACTCGGAGGCGGCCTACCACCCGCTCGTGGAGCAGCGCTACCCGCTGCTGTCCAAGGCCATCCTTGCGGGCGCCTCGCAGCAGCTGCGCAACATGGCGACGACGGGTGGCAACCTGCTCCAGCGCACGCGCTGCTATTACTTCTACGACACGGGCACGCCCTGCAACAAACGAGAGCCCGGCTCCGGCTGCGGCGCGAAGGAGGGCTTCAACCGCATCCACGCCATCCTGGGGACGAGCGAGCAGTGCATCGCCACCCATCCGTCCGACATGTGCGTGGCGCTGGCGGCGCTGGCGGCCGTCGTCCGGGTGACGGGCAAGAACGGCGAGCGCACGATTTCCTTCGCCGAGTTCCACCGGCTCCCCGGCGACACGCCGCACCTCGACACGAACCTGCGGCCCGACGAGCTCATCACCGCCGTGGAGCTGCCCCGTGAGGGCTTCGCCAGACACCACACCTACCTCAAGGTCCGGGACCGCGCGTCCTATGCCTTCGCGCTCGTCTCGGTCGCCGCCGCGCTCGAGCTGGAAGGAGACCGGATCCAGAGCGCCCGGCTCGCGCTCGGCGGGGTGGCGCACAAGCCCTGGAGAGACCCGGAGGCCGAGGCGGCGCTGACCGGAAAGCGCCCCAGCGTGGAGACCTTCCAGTCCATGGCCCAGGCACTGCTCCGGGACGCGAAGGGCTTTGGCCACAACACCTTCAAGGTCGAGCTGGCGAAGCGATCGGTCGTCCGGGCCCTGGCGCAGGCGTCCGGGCTGGAGGGACTGTCATGAAGACACCATCTTCTCTGCTTGGACAGCCGGTCAGCCGCGTGGACGGCCGCGCCAAGGTCACGGGTGAGGCCCGGTACGCCGGAGAGTTCAACGTCCCCGGGCTCCTCTACGGACAGGTGGTGTCGAGCACCATCGCCCGGGGGCGCATCAAGAAGATCGACGCGAGCGAGGCGCTCAGGCTCCCCGGAGTGCTGCAGGTCTTCACCCACGAGAACCGGCCCCGCCTCGCGTGGTTCGACCGGAAGTACCGTGACGACGATGCCCCCTCGGGCTCGCCATTCCGGCCGCTCCATGACGAGAAGATCGTCTACAGCGGCCAGCCCGTCGCGCTGGTCGTGGCCGAGACGTTCGAGCTGGCCCGCTACGCGGCGTCGCTCGTCCGCGTCGAATACGCCTCCAAGGCTCACGAGACGGACCTGCAGGTCCAGCGCAAGGAGGCGTACGTGCCCAGGCAGGGCAAGGGCGGGTTCGAGCCGCCGCCCAAGCCCTGGGGCCATGCGGACAAGGCCCTGGAGAAGGCCCACGCGCGCATCGACGTGGAGTACGAGACCCCCGTCGAGCACCACAACCCGATGGAGCCGCACGCCTCCACGGTCATCTACGAGGACGATGGCTCGCTCACCATCTACGACAAGACGCAGGGAGTGCTGAACACACAGACGTACGTCTCGAACGTGTTCGATCTGCCCAAGGAGCAGGTCCGCGTGCGCTCGCCCTTCGTGGGCGGGGCGTTCGGCTCGGGGCTTCGGCCGCAGTATCAGCTCTTCCTGGCCGTGCTCGCGGCGCGGGAGCTGAAGCGCTCGGTGCGCGTGACGCTGTCGCGCGAGCAGATGTTCACCTTCGGCCACCGCCCCGCCACGCTGCAGCGGGTCGCGCTCGGGGCCTCGGCGGACGGTACGCTCGAGGCGCTCATCCACGAGGCCGTCTCAGAGACGTCACGCTTCGAGGACTACATCGAGGTGGTCGTCAACTGGGCCGGCATGCTCTACCGGTGCGACAACGTCCGGCTCGACTACAAGGTCGCCTCGCTGGACTGCTACACGCCCCTGGACATGCGCGCACCGGGCGCGGCCGTGGGCGTCTTCGCGCTGGAGTGCGCGATGGACGAGCTGGCCCATCGGCTGGGCATGGACCCTGTCGCGCTGCGCCTCAAGAACTACAGCGAGCGCGACCAGAACAAGGACAAGCCCTACTCGAGCAAGGAGCTGCGCGCCTGCTACCAGCAGGGGGCCGAGCGGTTCGGCTGGGCCCGGCGCTCCCCTGCTCCCCGCTCGATGCGTGAGGGCAGGCAGCTGGTGGGCTGGGGCATGGCCACCGGCATCTGGGACGCGATGCAGCAGGCCGCGAGCGCGAGGGCGGTCCTGAGCATCGATGGCAGGCTCACCGTCAGCAGCGCCACCGCGGACATCGGCACGGGCACCTATACGGTGATGACGCAGATCGCCGCCGACACGCTGGGGCTGCCCCTCCAGGACGTCACCTTCAAGCTCGGCGACTCCTCGCTGCCCATGTCGCCCATCGAGGGCGGCTCGTGGACCGTGGCGTCCGTGGGGTCGGCGGTGAAGGAGGCGTGCGAGAAGGTCCGCGAGCAGGTGTTCAAGCTCGCCCGGAAGGTGAAGGGCTCACCGCTGGCCAAGGCGAGCCTGGAGGAGGTGTCCTTCTCGGACGGGAAGGTGCGGCTGAGCGCGGACCCGTCCCAGGCGGTCTCGATCGTGGAGGCCATGAGGCACGGAGAGGTCCTCAGCATCGAGGAGCAGGTGCTGGCCACCCCGGGCGCGAAGCAGCAGGCCTACACCCGCTGCACCCACTCCGCGGTGTTCGCCGAGGTGAAGGTCGACGAGGAGCTCGGCACGGTGCGCGTCACCCGCGTCGTCAGCGCCATCGCTGGGGGCCGGATCCTGAACCCGAAGACCGCCCGCAGTCAGATCCTCGGGGCAGTCGTCTGGGGAATCGGCATGGCACTGGAGGAAGAGACTGCGCTGGATCAGAAGCTCGGTCGCTTCATGAACCACAACCTGGCGGAGTACCACGTCCCGGTGAACGCGGACGTGCACGGCATCGACGTCCTCTTCGTCGACGAGGAGGACACGATCGTCAATCCGCTCGGAGCCAAGGGACTGGGAGAGATCGGCATCGTGGGCGTGGCGGCGGCCATCGCCAACGCCGTGTTCCACGCGACGGGAAAGCGGATCCGGAGCCTGCCCGTCACGCTCGACAAGGTGCTCTGAGCCGGGCGAGGCGACGCCGGGAGGCTGACCCTCCACCAGCTCCATGGCCAGGAAGTACTCGCCATCCACCTGTCCGAAGATGACCACGGGCTTGGTGATGCCCGGAGCGGCCGTGTAGCGCGCACGGTAGGCGTGCGCCCGGCCCCCAGCACCCAGGCGCTCGAACAGCACGTACTTCCCGAAGGGAGTGCCAGGAGCCTCACGCACGGGGCGGGAGCACACCAGCGGAGGCACCCCTCACCGTCGCTCCTGGCGCATCGTCAACCTGGCGTTGACGATGGATCAACCCTTTCGCTGTCGATGCGGACGCCGACGGTCTCTATCTTGGGTGCCGTCCACCCGATGCAATCAAGTGGATCACCCCACCCACAAACACATACTCCCCGACATGTTCCAGGTTCCGCCAGGGGTTTTCCCCCATGGGCGGCAAGCACCGCCTGGGGAAGTGGCTCCCCAGGAGGCCTAGCCCGCCGATGGCCTCCGCCGCGCGCAACCGAAAACACCATTCCACAGATAATGTTTTTGTGCTGACCGAGGCAACGGGCCCGGCCCCACAGGAGATCCCCGATGACGATCAAGAGCGCTTCCTTCAAGCCCCTGGAGCGGCCCTCCGCCCCCGCCTCCGCGCCCAGCGCACCTGCGGCGAGCCCCACTCCCAAGGGCCTGACGCGGCAGGCCAACACCTTCTCGGCGACACGCTACGAGCCTCCCTCCCGTCCGCCGGTGGCGCTGGACGGCGCGCCGAGCACACTGCGCAACGAGGTGCTGGGAGATGGGAAGAGCAACTGCCTCGAGCAGGCCGCCACCCTGGCGCGCCCGAGTGACTCCGTGTTGCTCTTCCGGGACGCGAATGATGGCGTCGGCCACGCCGTGGTGCAGCGCCCCAATGGCAGCGTGGTGGATCCGAACAACCCGAGCATCACCTACCCCGATGTCGGAAGCTGGCAGGCCGCTCACCCGGAGTACCACTCGCCCGCGAAGGTGCCGGCCTCGGCCCTGAAGCAGGTGCTGTCGCTGCCACCCGGGCCCAAGCGCGACGCCGCCATCTCCGCGCTCGGACTGTCGGGCGTGGCCAACCGCCAGGTCGCCGACACCGTACAGGCGGGCCAGGGAGGCCGGAGCGAGGATGGCCCCACGACGGAGTTCGGACATGCGCTCCACTCGGCCGCCGATCCCCGGTTCGGTCCCCACGGCGTGGAGAAGGTGCAGCACATCCTCGATCAGATCCGCCAGGAGCAGACGCCTGAGCCGCTGTCCATCGCCCTCCCGAGCCCGGGCGACATCATGGTCTGGGGACCCGATGCCGGAGATGCGAACTCTCCGGACGCCGTGCTCGGCCTGGCGGACAAGGCGGGGCACATGGCCGTCGTCGAGGACGTCCGGGACAACGGGAACGGAACGGTCACCCTCCAGGTCTCCGAGCGCAACTGGAACGGAACCAACGAGGAGACGATGCGAGAGATCACCCTGGCGGTAAACCGGGAGGACGGCTCCGTGACGATGCCGGGCGGAGCGGCGCTACCGGAGGGGGTCGGCTTCATCGCGCTGAACAACCCGCGCCCTGGCCCGAACCCCACCATCCGCGGGG
Proteins encoded in this region:
- a CDS encoding ABC transporter ATP-binding protein, translating into MAPPKPEQAVLVARGLTKVYRTGEVEVHALRGVDLDLYSGEFVVLLGPSGSGKSTLLNILGGLDVPTRGEITYRDHDLAHADERELTRYRREHVGFVFQFYNLIPSLTARENVALVTELAQQPLRPEEALQLVGLGQRMGHFPSQLSGGEQQRVAIARAVAKRPDLLLCDEPTGALDYVTGKLVLETLARINSELGTTTAIITHNVSIAGMADRVIRIADGCIVSIEPNPRKLRPEDLRW
- a CDS encoding ArsR/SmtB family transcription factor, producing the protein MHAFDVLGDPVRRRILELLAEGEHASGEIVAVVQREFGITQSAVSQHLKVLRESGFATVRVDGPRRLYAMDAAPLAEVDAWLDRFRAFWTPRLEALATEVARGKKKRGE
- a CDS encoding DUF6891 domain-containing protein; the protein is MATDAELFERLRDRVEALVLGGYGEEWKVLASIEELLRYELREDREALDQLLEYARRRFEQRREEEARWTEPTMNDRIDRAFEELNRQGIIALQNAGNTLSEGWTEVEAAAKLSYELVRGATFFHGQDVERGALGGGLMLAFDAFEDDPGLRDEARLAIAREIRDTLARHGVPTEWNGRPKARIQILPFEWRKHREVPRKEKGTLEQRVLRRVIQERGVTEEAAAAALARFILEAARKEYGAGRELETVYDPERGVVELFQAIKVVERLSDDPAVSENERTLAQLGPLGLEVEPGDELVLQLFYRPDDVYEARAQDSQYGWILGLTTSGRELLPWTARALRDGILRHLPATDQGAPPT
- a CDS encoding aldo/keto reductase, with amino-acid sequence MRVIRAWGLGVNRVEACQRALEESDPDVFLLAGRYSLLDLSALDTLFPACAARGVKVVVGGPFNSGLLAGGSKFEYADASPQLVAARDRIAALCRQHGVDIKAAALQFCAAHPVVASVIPGAKNAERVRQNAELMRQPIPASFWQELKRQGILPAHAPTPGK
- a CDS encoding xanthine dehydrogenase family protein molybdopterin-binding subunit, whose translation is MKTPSSLLGQPVSRVDGRAKVTGEARYAGEFNVPGLLYGQVVSSTIARGRIKKIDASEALRLPGVLQVFTHENRPRLAWFDRKYRDDDAPSGSPFRPLHDEKIVYSGQPVALVVAETFELARYAASLVRVEYASKAHETDLQVQRKEAYVPRQGKGGFEPPPKPWGHADKALEKAHARIDVEYETPVEHHNPMEPHASTVIYEDDGSLTIYDKTQGVLNTQTYVSNVFDLPKEQVRVRSPFVGGAFGSGLRPQYQLFLAVLAARELKRSVRVTLSREQMFTFGHRPATLQRVALGASADGTLEALIHEAVSETSRFEDYIEVVVNWAGMLYRCDNVRLDYKVASLDCYTPLDMRAPGAAVGVFALECAMDELAHRLGMDPVALRLKNYSERDQNKDKPYSSKELRACYQQGAERFGWARRSPAPRSMREGRQLVGWGMATGIWDAMQQAASARAVLSIDGRLTVSSATADIGTGTYTVMTQIAADTLGLPLQDVTFKLGDSSLPMSPIEGGSWTVASVGSAVKEACEKVREQVFKLARKVKGSPLAKASLEEVSFSDGKVRLSADPSQAVSIVEAMRHGEVLSIEEQVLATPGAKQQAYTRCTHSAVFAEVKVDEELGTVRVTRVVSAIAGGRILNPKTARSQILGAVVWGIGMALEEETALDQKLGRFMNHNLAEYHVPVNADVHGIDVLFVDEEDTIVNPLGAKGLGEIGIVGVAAAIANAVFHATGKRIRSLPVTLDKVL
- a CDS encoding LysM peptidoglycan-binding domain-containing protein; translated protein: MTIKSASFKPLERPSAPASAPSAPAASPTPKGLTRQANTFSATRYEPPSRPPVALDGAPSTLRNEVLGDGKSNCLEQAATLARPSDSVLLFRDANDGVGHAVVQRPNGSVVDPNNPSITYPDVGSWQAAHPEYHSPAKVPASALKQVLSLPPGPKRDAAISALGLSGVANRQVADTVQAGQGGRSEDGPTTEFGHALHSAADPRFGPHGVEKVQHILDQIRQEQTPEPLSIALPSPGDIMVWGPDAGDANSPDAVLGLADKAGHMAVVEDVRDNGNGTVTLQVSERNWNGTNEETMREITLAVNREDGSVTMPGGAALPEGVGFIALNNPRPGPNPTIRGEDFVGSQWQSSRFQTGDGWVECMGYIHDLSPGYGALIEGLAGGRNPFNAGDIVPNSTTPEVGGLMVWANNASGNQEVPPAYGKGHVAYLEDVQRNYDPPGDPTGRLVSYTLTISEANARGNNPDEVTLRTFTVSADANGQIQLPPGVGFYDTGMVAGAPSPASSSGGAPSSAVDTTATSYTIQPGDTLVAIANRMGVSVAAIAAANGITDIHRIYADQVLTIPR
- a CDS encoding FAD binding domain-containing protein; this encodes MNRFSYMRAESIPEAVDRISKNPTARFIGGGTNLLDLMKEHVTRPTELIGLSHLPLKQIEETADGGLRIGALVTNSEAAYHPLVEQRYPLLSKAILAGASQQLRNMATTGGNLLQRTRCYYFYDTGTPCNKREPGSGCGAKEGFNRIHAILGTSEQCIATHPSDMCVALAALAAVVRVTGKNGERTISFAEFHRLPGDTPHLDTNLRPDELITAVELPREGFARHHTYLKVRDRASYAFALVSVAAALELEGDRIQSARLALGGVAHKPWRDPEAEAALTGKRPSVETFQSMAQALLRDAKGFGHNTFKVELAKRSVVRALAQASGLEGLS
- a CDS encoding SRPBCC family protein translates to MLHKKIGAEVREVAEREYEGKPARVVIASRLYHTDAEDLWDALTNAERIPRWFLPIEGELRVGGRYQLKGNAGGTIKRCDRPNAFNVTWEMGGGMSWVNVRLAPEGKDTRLTLEHIVHSADVAQFWTQFGPGATGVGWDLGFLGLGLHIEGGESVPPEANAAWMASDEAKSFMRASAEAWGAAHVAAGEAPDVARGMAERTAAFYTGG
- a CDS encoding (2Fe-2S)-binding protein; translation: MKSSTRSPAAEAPPAEESSKQRLSLRINGAEKQLEVAPWTTLLDLLRESLDLTGTKKGCDHGQCGACTVLVDGKPINSCLTLALMQEGRDVTTIEGLAKGDTLHPVQQAFIDQDAFQCGYCTPGQICSAVGLLAQGRLETEADIRELMSGNLCRCGAYSNIRAAIQQVKQSRNTGEGQ